From the genome of Malus sylvestris chromosome 13, drMalSylv7.2, whole genome shotgun sequence:
CAGATTACAATTCCACCCCCCCAAAATACACATAATCCTAAAACCAAGGTTAAAAATTGAGATGAAGGCAATTGAAAAACGCTACTACATTCTCCAGTTCCAGAGAGATGTCCAGAAAGAAAAAGTTTGAATACATTTGTTTATCAAATGGAGAAAAAAACAATGAGAATCCAATTCAGACAAAGCACACAAGGATTAAAACCCAACTCGATTTCCATTGTAGGAGAAATCTTGTCAGCACAAAAGATAGTAACATATGATTTAATTACTTCATCTAATCTTGTCTGCTTACATAATTTTCCAGACTTTAGATTGCTTGTTTGATCAATTCATCAAACACAACTCCAGACATGTATCGACATGACACTCACAGTAAAGTTTTTAAACATCGTTCATTTGATTGCTCTCTTTACGCATTGAACGAGTTATAGAACActtattttggatttttattttctaaatgggtgtaaagataaattcacatattgaattgggtttgtgagggtagttaagGTAGTAAATTTaagtttaaagagatattgttAGTTTATCTAAACATTATATAGATGTTAAGAATAAGTTGGTGTTAAAAATAGTTACAGGGTTGAAATAAAATTTCCGTCAAAAAATTTGGCGACTCATTTGCCTAACTGTTAACATGCCACCActcccttctccttcctttgctTCTCTTCTACtcccctccttcttccttctctttttggCGGGAAGTGGACCCCGCCAATCAAATTTCCTCCTTCCGCCGGTCTCTTTCTCATAAATACCCGCAGCACCACCCCACCCACACCTCCaaccaccctctctctctctctctaaacatgTACTTCAATTAAAACCCgcaatctccatctcctcccatTTCTCCGGCCAAATTATGGAACCTTCCAGTTTCTACGCCCTCCTCGTACTCCTCCTCCTCGTCGACACCACACTCTCACTCAACTCCGACGGCCTCTCCCTCCTCTCTCTAAAATCCGCCGTTGACCAGCCCGCCGACGGCTCCGCCTTCTCCGACTGGCTCGACACCGATCCCACCCCATGCCGCTGGACCGGCATTTCCTGCATGAACATCTCCGGCTTCCCTGACCCCCGCGTCGTCGGAATCGCCCTATCCGGGAAGAATCTCCGCGGCTACATTCCCTCCGAGCTCGGCAACCTAGTAAACCTCCGCCGCCTCAACCTCCACGACAACAACTTCCACGGCTCAATCCCTTCCCAACTCTTCAACGCCACCTCACTCCTCCACAGCATCTTCCTCTACGGCAATAACCTCTCCGGCCCGCTTCCACCGTCGATCTGCAACCCCCCGCGTCTCCAGAACCTCGACCTCTCCAACAACTCCCTCTCCGGTCCGCTCCAGAAAGACTACTTAGAGAACTGCAAGCAATTGCAGCGGCTGATCCTAGCGAGAAACAGATTCGACGGAGAAATTCCGGCGGGAATTTGGTCCGACATGGACAATCTAAACCAATTGGATCTCTCCTCAAACGAGTTAACCGGATCGGTGCCGGACGATTTCAGGGAGTTGAAGTCTCTGTCCAGCGCGCTCAACCTATCGTACAATCACTTATCGGGAAAGATTCCGAAATCCCTCGGCGATTTACCCGTGACGGTGAGCTTGGATCTCCGAAACAATAATTTCAGCGGCGAGATTCCTCAAACGGGGTCGTTTTCGAACCAAGGCCCCACCGCGTTTCTGGACAACCCTCTGTTATGCGGGTTTCCGCTTCAGAAAACTTGTAAAACCCCGGAACAGAGCTCCGCGGATAGTCCGAATTCGGGATCAGGATCGGAAAATAGTCCGGTAAAGGGTCTGAGTCCGGGTCTGATTATCCTAATCTCGGTGGCGGACGCCGCCGTAGTGGCGTTTATCGGATTAGTCGTCGTTTACATTTACTGGAAAAAGAAAGGCGACGAGAACGGATGCAGTTGTACCGGAAAGAGCAAATTTGGCGGCAACGAGAAGCGCCACCTCTGTAATCTCTGTTCTTGCGCTTGCATCAATGGCGGGTTCGGGAACCAGGATTCGGATTCGGGCGACCCGGAAAAGGCAGAGAGGGGAAAAGGGGAGGGGGATCTCGTCGCGATCGACAAAGGGTTCACATTCGAGCTGGACGAGCTGTTGAGGGCGTCGGCGTACGTGCTGGGGAAGAGCGGACTGGGGATCGTGTACAAAGTGGTGCTCGGGAATGGAATCCCGGTGGCGGTGAGGAGGTTGGGGGAGGGCGG
Proteins encoded in this window:
- the LOC126596981 gene encoding receptor protein kinase-like protein ZAR1, translating into MEPSSFYALLVLLLLVDTTLSLNSDGLSLLSLKSAVDQPADGSAFSDWLDTDPTPCRWTGISCMNISGFPDPRVVGIALSGKNLRGYIPSELGNLVNLRRLNLHDNNFHGSIPSQLFNATSLLHSIFLYGNNLSGPLPPSICNPPRLQNLDLSNNSLSGPLQKDYLENCKQLQRLILARNRFDGEIPAGIWSDMDNLNQLDLSSNELTGSVPDDFRELKSLSSALNLSYNHLSGKIPKSLGDLPVTVSLDLRNNNFSGEIPQTGSFSNQGPTAFLDNPLLCGFPLQKTCKTPEQSSADSPNSGSGSENSPVKGLSPGLIILISVADAAVVAFIGLVVVYIYWKKKGDENGCSCTGKSKFGGNEKRHLCNLCSCACINGGFGNQDSDSGDPEKAERGKGEGDLVAIDKGFTFELDELLRASAYVLGKSGLGIVYKVVLGNGIPVAVRRLGEGGDQRYKEFAAEIQAIGRVKHPNVVKLRAYYWAPDEKLLISDFISNGNLATALRGRIGQSSSSPSWTTRLKIAKGTARGLAYLHECSPRKFVHGDIKPSNILLDNEYQAYISDFGLNRLITITGNNPSSGGLMGGALPYMKPVQTERSNSYRAPEARVTGSKPTQKWDVYSFGVVLLELLTGKSPELSPTTSTSAEVPDLVSSVRKGFEDENPLSDMVDHVLMQEVHSKKEVLAAFHVALACTELDPEVRPRMKTVSENLERVGT